The following proteins are co-located in the Solenopsis invicta isolate M01_SB chromosome 7, UNIL_Sinv_3.0, whole genome shotgun sequence genome:
- the LOC105201658 gene encoding uncharacterized protein LOC105201658 isoform X1, whose translation MDNQESHDDPQFVKVLETCLKMEIESVRKNLDVNTAEIRQMKATIHSEINRRKELKGKMAQMKKTKWILGETLTKLYINISEISDMLETMKANADDQYKLIQLRTQEYQDIIAGYKKTWDEYRVIYEEFPLAKARRAAEINLEKLKIEHRITSYKKAEIITIIKQRRRIDWIRMRCKIIEFVTVMLERMKFEEKLTKLKGNVKNKKKDLQSIEAELKVLHKKEEDQKRRRKKEMLQMAPPKINIPFREMMHAQNQMRARTSVQHQIQEPFDDTISVNTLYLEELCINENATASSLERMDVDTIHDNDYNELHAVEAELTFNSKSAIVSENDNTRPASVAPELSAEKEILTDNDVEMREIHHDEIQKSQESVKTQLSCRNKESPLKHSAAGNTQDEVQAKRIRLERQDSEQSINKITTRQPSTIKEMGSKSLLRSIPQIKKIESVHYNITPLMPVPKPVQHSTVATSSMFSPMHYEYCDSNMSSIDQDFVSKGAPSFCGDSMCNYKLSPTSNLSISIDEDAQMAPSSRYATQQHNKTESGDKSSEFELSNLLKKAKDDFSLF comes from the exons atggATAATCAGGAGAGTCACGATGATCCCCAATTCGTGAAGGTGCTGGAAACCTGTTTAAAAATGGAAATCGAGTCGGTCCGGAAAAATCTCGACG TTAACACAGCGGAAATAAGACAAATGAAGGCGACAATACACAGCGAGATTAATAGGAGAAAGGAACTCAAAGGCAAGATGGCGCAGATGAAAAAAACTAAATGGATATTAGGCGAGACTTTAACAAA GTTATACATAAACATCAGCGAAATCTCGGATATGTTAGAAACTATGAAAGCAAATGCCGACGATCAGTACAAGCTGATTCAGCTGAGGACACAAGAGTATCAGGACATCATTGCCGGATACAAGAAAACGTGGGATGAATATCGT GTTATATACGAGGAATTTCCATTGGCGAAGGCCAGAAGAGCGGCTGAGATCAATTTGGAGAAACTTAAAATCGAGCATAGAATCACGTCTTATAAGAAAGCGGAGATAATAACGATTATCAAGCAGAGACGCCGTATTGACTGGATCCGTATGCGCTGCAAGATAATTGAATTCGTCACCGTAATGTTGGAACGTATGAAATTTGAGGAAAAATTAACGAAGCTGAAAGGGAATgtgaagaataagaaaaaagatttgcagTCAATCGAAGCGGAG CTGAAAGTATTACACAAGAAGGAGGAGGATCAGAAAAGACGGAGAAAGAAGGAAATGCTGCAAATGGCTCCGCCGAAGATCAATATACCATTTCGAGAGATGATGCACGCTCAAAATCAAATGCGCGCGAGAACATCAGTACAGCATCAGATTCAAGAGCCCTTTGAtg ATACCATATCCGTCAATACCTTGTACCTGGAGGAATTATGCATAAATGAGAACGCTACAGCGTCGTCGCTCGAGCGAATGGACGTAGATACAATACATGACAATGATTATAATGAACTTCATGCGGTCGAAGCGGAATTAACGTTTAATTCCAAAAGTGCGATTGTTTCGGAAAATGATAATACGCGACCCGCTTCGGTAGCGCCGGAGCTAAGCGCTGAAAAAGAGATTTTGACAGACAACGATGTAGAAATGAGAGAGATCCATCATGACGAGATACAAAAGTCGCAGGAGTCCGTTAAAACGCAACTAAGCTGCCGTAATAAAGAAAGTCCGCTCAAGCATAGCGCTGCTGGGAATACGCAAGATGAAGTTCAAGCGAAAAGAATTCGACTTGAAAGGCAGGATAGTGAGCaaagtatcaataaaataaCTACCCGTCAGCCGTCGACTATTAAAGAAATGGGTTCGAAATCTTTGCTTCGGTCGATTCCgcagattaaaaaaatagaatccgtacattacaatattacacCGTTGATGCCGGTACCAAAACCTGTTCAGCATTCGACTGTCGCTACCAGCAGTATGTTTTCTCCGATGCATTACGAGTACTGTGACAGCAATATGAGTTCTATCGATCAGGATTTTGTTTCAAAag GTGCACCATCATTTTGCGGGGACTCtatgtgtaattataaattatctccGACTTCCAATTTATCAATTTCTATCGACGAAGACGCGCAGATGGCTCCTTCCTCGAGATATGCGACGCAGCAGCATAATAAAACTGAATCTGGGGACAAGAGCTCgg agttCGAGCTCAGTAATTTACTGAAAAAAGCAAAGGAtgacttttctttattttaa
- the LOC105201658 gene encoding uncharacterized protein LOC105201658 isoform X2 codes for MKATIHSEINRRKELKGKMAQMKKTKWILGETLTKLYINISEISDMLETMKANADDQYKLIQLRTQEYQDIIAGYKKTWDEYRVIYEEFPLAKARRAAEINLEKLKIEHRITSYKKAEIITIIKQRRRIDWIRMRCKIIEFVTVMLERMKFEEKLTKLKGNVKNKKKDLQSIEAELKVLHKKEEDQKRRRKKEMLQMAPPKINIPFREMMHAQNQMRARTSVQHQIQEPFDDTISVNTLYLEELCINENATASSLERMDVDTIHDNDYNELHAVEAELTFNSKSAIVSENDNTRPASVAPELSAEKEILTDNDVEMREIHHDEIQKSQESVKTQLSCRNKESPLKHSAAGNTQDEVQAKRIRLERQDSEQSINKITTRQPSTIKEMGSKSLLRSIPQIKKIESVHYNITPLMPVPKPVQHSTVATSSMFSPMHYEYCDSNMSSIDQDFVSKGAPSFCGDSMCNYKLSPTSNLSISIDEDAQMAPSSRYATQQHNKTESGDKSSEFELSNLLKKAKDDFSLF; via the exons ATGAAGGCGACAATACACAGCGAGATTAATAGGAGAAAGGAACTCAAAGGCAAGATGGCGCAGATGAAAAAAACTAAATGGATATTAGGCGAGACTTTAACAAA GTTATACATAAACATCAGCGAAATCTCGGATATGTTAGAAACTATGAAAGCAAATGCCGACGATCAGTACAAGCTGATTCAGCTGAGGACACAAGAGTATCAGGACATCATTGCCGGATACAAGAAAACGTGGGATGAATATCGT GTTATATACGAGGAATTTCCATTGGCGAAGGCCAGAAGAGCGGCTGAGATCAATTTGGAGAAACTTAAAATCGAGCATAGAATCACGTCTTATAAGAAAGCGGAGATAATAACGATTATCAAGCAGAGACGCCGTATTGACTGGATCCGTATGCGCTGCAAGATAATTGAATTCGTCACCGTAATGTTGGAACGTATGAAATTTGAGGAAAAATTAACGAAGCTGAAAGGGAATgtgaagaataagaaaaaagatttgcagTCAATCGAAGCGGAG CTGAAAGTATTACACAAGAAGGAGGAGGATCAGAAAAGACGGAGAAAGAAGGAAATGCTGCAAATGGCTCCGCCGAAGATCAATATACCATTTCGAGAGATGATGCACGCTCAAAATCAAATGCGCGCGAGAACATCAGTACAGCATCAGATTCAAGAGCCCTTTGAtg ATACCATATCCGTCAATACCTTGTACCTGGAGGAATTATGCATAAATGAGAACGCTACAGCGTCGTCGCTCGAGCGAATGGACGTAGATACAATACATGACAATGATTATAATGAACTTCATGCGGTCGAAGCGGAATTAACGTTTAATTCCAAAAGTGCGATTGTTTCGGAAAATGATAATACGCGACCCGCTTCGGTAGCGCCGGAGCTAAGCGCTGAAAAAGAGATTTTGACAGACAACGATGTAGAAATGAGAGAGATCCATCATGACGAGATACAAAAGTCGCAGGAGTCCGTTAAAACGCAACTAAGCTGCCGTAATAAAGAAAGTCCGCTCAAGCATAGCGCTGCTGGGAATACGCAAGATGAAGTTCAAGCGAAAAGAATTCGACTTGAAAGGCAGGATAGTGAGCaaagtatcaataaaataaCTACCCGTCAGCCGTCGACTATTAAAGAAATGGGTTCGAAATCTTTGCTTCGGTCGATTCCgcagattaaaaaaatagaatccgtacattacaatattacacCGTTGATGCCGGTACCAAAACCTGTTCAGCATTCGACTGTCGCTACCAGCAGTATGTTTTCTCCGATGCATTACGAGTACTGTGACAGCAATATGAGTTCTATCGATCAGGATTTTGTTTCAAAag GTGCACCATCATTTTGCGGGGACTCtatgtgtaattataaattatctccGACTTCCAATTTATCAATTTCTATCGACGAAGACGCGCAGATGGCTCCTTCCTCGAGATATGCGACGCAGCAGCATAATAAAACTGAATCTGGGGACAAGAGCTCgg agttCGAGCTCAGTAATTTACTGAAAAAAGCAAAGGAtgacttttctttattttaa